In Leptolyngbya sp. SIO1E4, one DNA window encodes the following:
- a CDS encoding tetratricopeptide repeat protein, which yields MMLITIASSLYRPMHSEFYQEGLAKANEKDYAGAIAAFNQALEHQPELAAAYYHRGLAHFNLGEFQAAIQDQTEALRLEADHAGSRFARGLAYLAVTHLDAAIADAKRVILLKPDSAAAYNLIGTARQRQKATEKAISSYKKAVEIYLDQREITNCRRCLGHIRELQATRPQPMPASAQAAPPLRPLINPHGFLKQALQKAQQRNYRGAMEDLDWALQIDPQDAWAYASRGKVRADLGDFRGAIDDSQQAATLFVSQSNQEMAQQMREAVQTLQGSLKQAAQQAKAYQAHVRKQATLQAAAAGRPSRAVQRKLFRLVGDDRKIAVGLVQRLKLKHPGKPEDWYWEKAIYDLSRDR from the coding sequence ATGATGCTCATCACGATCGCCTCATCACTCTACCGGCCAATGCACTCAGAGTTTTATCAAGAAGGGTTAGCGAAAGCGAACGAAAAAGACTACGCAGGGGCGATCGCAGCGTTTAATCAAGCCCTGGAACATCAGCCCGAATTGGCAGCCGCTTACTATCACCGAGGGCTCGCCCACTTTAATTTGGGAGAGTTTCAGGCCGCTATTCAAGACCAAACTGAGGCCCTGCGACTGGAGGCTGATCATGCCGGAAGCCGCTTTGCGCGCGGGCTAGCCTATCTGGCGGTCACTCACCTAGACGCTGCGATCGCTGATGCCAAGCGGGTCATTTTGCTCAAGCCTGACTCTGCGGCAGCATATAACCTGATTGGGACGGCGCGGCAGCGGCAGAAAGCGACCGAAAAAGCGATCTCCAGCTATAAAAAAGCGGTGGAAATTTACCTGGATCAGCGCGAGATTACCAACTGTCGCCGCTGTTTGGGGCACATCCGCGAACTGCAGGCCACGCGACCCCAACCCATGCCCGCTTCAGCTCAAGCTGCGCCCCCTTTACGCCCTTTAATTAATCCCCACGGGTTTCTGAAACAGGCTTTGCAGAAGGCGCAGCAAAGGAATTATCGGGGTGCGATGGAAGATCTCGATTGGGCTCTGCAGATTGATCCGCAAGATGCCTGGGCTTACGCCAGCCGAGGGAAAGTGCGGGCTGATTTGGGCGATTTTCGGGGCGCCATTGACGATTCTCAACAAGCCGCAACCCTGTTTGTCAGCCAGTCTAATCAGGAGATGGCGCAGCAAATGCGAGAAGCTGTGCAGACGCTGCAGGGCTCCCTCAAGCAGGCTGCCCAGCAAGCTAAGGCTTATCAGGCCCATGTGCGCAAGCAGGCAACCCTGCAAGCGGCGGCGGCAGGCAGACCCAGCCGAGCGGTGCAAAGAAAACTCTTTCGGCTCGTAGGGGATGATCGCAAAATTGCGGTCGGTTTGGTTCAGCGCCTCAAACTTAAGCACCCAGGTAAGCCCGAAGACTGGTATTGGGAAAAGGCCATTTACGACCTCAGTCGCGATCGCTAA
- a CDS encoding cupin domain-containing protein — MTDSHPSLLKAADIQASEEFEFHHPLNPNSKVYLRSLSRATGLKRVGVNVARIPPGKESFIYHSHSNEEEWIYILSGRGIADIGEAEHEVGPGDFMGFGLPQQPHHLRNPFDEDLVYLVGGEQVKVDIGTFPRHGKRALLDGEAAYIVDESALGSFWQSQG; from the coding sequence ATGACTGACTCTCATCCCTCACTGCTGAAAGCTGCGGATATTCAGGCCAGTGAAGAATTTGAATTCCACCATCCCCTGAACCCCAACTCAAAGGTCTATTTGCGATCGCTGAGCCGCGCTACAGGGCTGAAGCGCGTTGGGGTGAATGTTGCCCGAATTCCCCCCGGCAAGGAATCGTTCATTTACCATTCCCACAGCAACGAAGAAGAGTGGATTTATATTCTGTCTGGCCGTGGTATCGCTGACATTGGCGAGGCTGAACATGAGGTGGGGCCGGGTGATTTCATGGGCTTCGGCTTACCTCAACAGCCCCATCACCTGCGCAATCCTTTTGATGAGGATTTGGTGTATCTGGTGGGTGGCGAGCAGGTCAAAGTCGATATCGGAACGTTTCCCCGCCATGGCAAACGGGCTCTCCTGGATGGAGAGGCTGCCTACATTGTGGATGAGTCCGCGCTAGGCAGCTTTTGGCAAAGTCAGGGATAG
- a CDS encoding LysE family translocator codes for MLGTHNLSAFLLSSFLLWITPGTDTMYILARSISQGRQAGLVSALGIGSGILVHTIFAAFGLSAILATSAWAFTTIKFAGAAYLIYLGIQAWLKKSKPLSSPEIHSMNNWQTYRQGILTNVLNPKVAIFFLAFLPQFVDTTAGFGALPFLLLGVVFVIGGTAWCLILAGFAAVTTSKVRGNEAFSAWLERVTGCVYIALGLNLISNKSQPA; via the coding sequence ATGCTCGGAACTCATAACCTTTCTGCTTTCCTACTCTCCAGCTTTTTACTCTGGATTACCCCGGGTACAGACACCATGTATATCCTTGCCCGTAGTATTTCACAAGGTCGCCAAGCTGGGTTGGTGTCAGCCCTGGGGATCGGTAGTGGAATCTTGGTTCACACCATCTTTGCCGCGTTTGGCTTGTCTGCCATCTTGGCCACCTCGGCTTGGGCGTTTACAACAATCAAGTTTGCTGGGGCTGCCTATCTCATCTATTTAGGAATTCAGGCTTGGTTGAAAAAGTCTAAACCTTTGTCATCACCAGAAATCCACTCAATGAATAATTGGCAAACCTATCGCCAGGGAATTTTAACGAATGTTCTTAACCCTAAAGTAGCCATCTTCTTCCTCGCATTTCTCCCTCAGTTTGTGGATACAACAGCCGGGTTTGGAGCCTTACCCTTTTTACTATTAGGGGTTGTGTTTGTGATTGGCGGTACGGCCTGGTGTTTGATATTAGCTGGATTTGCTGCAGTAACCACAAGTAAGGTGAGAGGCAATGAAGCATTTTCAGCCTGGTTAGAGCGGGTTACAGGGTGTGTGTATATCGCGTTAGGGTTAAACCTGATCAGCAACAAATCCCAGCCAGCATAA
- a CDS encoding TldD/PmbA family protein, which produces MTVTATSPHITDPIDLLKQTLDTLDLPADWVGIRAMREDRRQRSQRDGNPESNRRSGHQGAMVEVMVDGQLGYAATNRFTLAGLRQAAEQAYAQAKAAVPWQIYSFQPTIRPQGFGIYHSPVTKPLKSLNTGEVNDLLARICHGLKVSDKIVQAKASVTTDEIDTWLVSSSDTQIHQHFSFLSVHFGATAQDGPVVQTRNYNGPSARCYQGGWENLGQSSAFWESVHRVGEQAVELLTAEDCPEMATTLVLAPDQMMLQIHESIGHPLELDRILGDERNYAGGSFVNSKDFGNLQYGSELLNVTFDPTIDREFASYAFDDTGAVAERQYLIRNGLLERGLGSHESQARLGVGGVACARATSWDRPPIDRMANINLEPGDRTFADLIATVEDGVYMEANRSWSIDDQRYKFQFGCEYAKRIRQGRLAETLRNPNYRATTPQFWNSLVQVGNRDTWQVFGTPYCGKGEPNQIIRVGHGAPVCAFANIEVFGGAG; this is translated from the coding sequence ATGACTGTGACGGCGACATCTCCCCACATTACTGACCCCATCGATTTACTCAAACAAACCTTAGATACCCTCGATCTACCAGCAGACTGGGTCGGCATTCGGGCCATGCGAGAAGATCGTCGTCAGCGATCGCAGCGAGATGGTAACCCAGAAAGCAATCGGCGATCGGGGCATCAAGGTGCGATGGTCGAAGTCATGGTGGATGGGCAGTTGGGGTATGCCGCTACGAATCGTTTCACCCTAGCGGGGTTACGCCAGGCTGCGGAGCAGGCATATGCTCAAGCTAAGGCTGCCGTTCCGTGGCAAATCTACTCGTTTCAGCCTACTATTCGACCTCAGGGGTTTGGCATCTATCACTCACCTGTCACGAAGCCACTTAAGAGCTTGAACACGGGAGAAGTAAATGATCTGCTGGCCCGTATTTGTCATGGTTTAAAAGTCTCTGACAAAATTGTGCAGGCTAAAGCCAGCGTGACAACCGACGAGATTGATACCTGGCTGGTGAGCAGCAGCGATACCCAGATTCACCAACATTTCTCCTTTTTATCGGTTCATTTTGGTGCTACGGCTCAAGATGGCCCTGTGGTGCAAACCCGTAACTACAATGGCCCCAGTGCCCGCTGCTATCAAGGCGGGTGGGAAAATCTGGGGCAGAGTAGTGCCTTTTGGGAGTCGGTGCATCGCGTGGGTGAGCAAGCGGTAGAGTTGCTCACGGCGGAAGACTGCCCCGAGATGGCCACTACTTTAGTTTTGGCGCCAGATCAGATGATGCTGCAGATTCACGAGAGCATCGGACACCCTCTAGAACTCGATCGCATCCTAGGAGATGAGCGTAATTATGCAGGCGGTAGCTTTGTTAACTCCAAAGACTTTGGCAATCTGCAGTATGGATCAGAGCTGCTCAATGTGACATTCGACCCCACCATCGATCGCGAATTTGCGAGCTATGCGTTTGACGATACGGGGGCTGTGGCAGAGCGCCAATACCTGATTCGCAATGGCCTGTTAGAGCGAGGGTTAGGGAGTCATGAAAGTCAGGCTCGGCTTGGGGTCGGCGGTGTTGCCTGTGCCCGTGCCACCTCTTGGGATCGCCCCCCCATTGACCGCATGGCTAATATCAATCTGGAGCCGGGCGATCGCACGTTTGCCGATCTCATTGCGACGGTAGAAGATGGCGTGTATATGGAGGCAAACCGGTCCTGGTCAATTGATGATCAGCGCTACAAGTTTCAGTTTGGCTGCGAATATGCCAAACGCATTCGCCAGGGTCGCTTGGCAGAAACCCTCCGAAATCCTAACTATCGGGCGACAACCCCCCAGTTTTGGAATAGCCTAGTCCAGGTTGGAAATCGCGATACCTGGCAGGTGTTTGGCACCCCCTACTGCGGCAAAGGGGAACCCAACCAGATTATTCGCGTGGGTCATGGCGCTCCCGTATGCGCCTTTGCCAACATTGAAGTGTTTGGGGGGGCAGGCTAA
- the thrS gene encoding threonine--tRNA ligase — MADHRNLARDMDLFHFEEHSPGMVFWHPQGWQLFRTVEDFMRQEYQHHGFEEVRSPVALNRSLWERSRHWEKFRDGMFVVGSAEKAIQDSSRGAIDSPDYALKPMSCPAHIAIFQSRKRSYRELPMRLMEFGICHCNELSGTLSGCMRLRQFVQDDAHIFCQAADVLQEIRNFLAMVQRVYTAFGYQAFSLQVSLRPAQRLGSDDLWDRAEAILIDAVESLQVDYDLAPGEGAFYGPKLEISLHDHLGRSWQCGTFQVDFNMPRLFGLSFVNAAGQLEQPIMLHQAVLGSLERWIGILLEQHDGILPVWLAPTQIAIAAISDKSAAWAETIFQRLQQRSMRVERCDRHGTIGKKIRELAHRRVPLIAIVGEQESQQQTLNLRRLGSNEQQAMTLAEPESTLVNLALSA; from the coding sequence ATGGCTGATCATCGTAACTTAGCCCGCGATATGGATTTATTTCATTTCGAAGAACATAGCCCTGGCATGGTGTTCTGGCATCCCCAGGGATGGCAGCTATTTCGCACTGTTGAAGACTTTATGCGGCAGGAATATCAGCACCACGGCTTTGAGGAGGTGCGATCGCCCGTCGCCTTGAACCGATCGCTGTGGGAGCGATCACGACACTGGGAAAAGTTTCGCGACGGCATGTTTGTTGTGGGAAGCGCCGAGAAGGCAATTCAGGATTCCTCAAGGGGTGCGATCGACAGTCCTGACTATGCCCTCAAACCCATGTCGTGCCCGGCCCACATTGCCATCTTTCAATCTCGCAAACGCAGCTATCGGGAATTGCCCATGCGCCTGATGGAATTTGGCATCTGCCACTGCAATGAGCTGTCTGGTACGTTGTCAGGCTGCATGCGGCTGCGCCAGTTCGTGCAAGATGATGCGCATATTTTCTGCCAGGCTGCCGATGTCCTGCAGGAAATTCGCAACTTTCTGGCCATGGTGCAGCGGGTTTACACGGCCTTTGGTTACCAGGCGTTCTCGTTACAGGTATCGCTGCGACCAGCGCAACGATTGGGCTCCGATGACCTGTGGGATCGAGCGGAGGCGATCCTCATCGACGCGGTAGAGTCTCTGCAAGTGGACTATGACTTGGCACCGGGCGAAGGGGCTTTTTATGGGCCAAAGCTGGAAATCAGTTTGCATGACCATTTAGGGCGATCGTGGCAGTGTGGCACGTTCCAAGTTGACTTCAACATGCCACGCTTGTTTGGCCTCTCTTTTGTCAATGCTGCCGGACAGCTGGAGCAACCGATCATGCTGCATCAGGCAGTTCTAGGATCGCTGGAACGCTGGATTGGGATTTTGCTGGAGCAGCATGATGGCATTCTCCCGGTTTGGCTAGCGCCGACGCAGATCGCGATCGCGGCTATTTCGGATAAGTCTGCTGCTTGGGCAGAGACGATCTTTCAGCGGCTGCAACAGCGCAGTATGCGGGTTGAGAGGTGCGATCGCCACGGCACAATTGGCAAAAAAATTCGGGAACTTGCTCATCGCAGAGTGCCGTTGATTGCCATTGTGGGAGAGCAGGAGAGCCAGCAGCAAACGCTGAATCTGCGACGGTTGGGCTCAAACGAGCAGCAAGCCATGACGCTGGCTGAGCCAGAAAGCACGCTGGTTAATCTTGCACTCTCAGCATGA
- a CDS encoding MerR family transcriptional regulator, translating into MSSRMKIGELAKQTGLSVRTLHHYDEIGLLSPSHRTEAGHRLYGDQDIVRLQQILSLRQLGFSLSEIRECLASPDYALPQVIDLHLARLQEQMALSRTLHTRLSAIANQLQTTQSVAVENLIEAMETLTMTEQYFTSEQQAVLDARFQERATEWQEMLNLARSEMRKGSDLKGIKVKALADYWQRIMKSLICGDEQLYESFAKVYQNEGAEAASWGTLDSETFDYILKAIAFASLAEDIELDISEQNYTPDACEAIRLGEAATRQLNLEVFGTESMLLGFMAEGANVAAQVLTAAGVTFDAAQHQIVQILGARPTPPVEIPRPAYLPFAPRAKRMLELAREQVKQVGVSQVTSAHLLLGILQETAEIEAAGHSAGVAVRVLREGFGIDLTQLEQQLRAAMLPE; encoded by the coding sequence ATGTCAAGCCGGATGAAAATTGGTGAACTCGCAAAACAAACTGGGCTTTCCGTGCGAACGTTGCACCATTACGACGAAATCGGGCTACTTTCACCGTCCCATCGCACTGAGGCGGGGCATCGACTCTATGGCGATCAAGATATCGTTCGGCTGCAGCAAATTCTGTCGCTGCGCCAGCTCGGCTTTTCGCTATCGGAAATTCGCGAGTGTTTGGCAAGCCCTGACTATGCCCTGCCCCAGGTGATCGATCTGCATCTTGCCCGTCTGCAAGAACAGATGGCCTTATCGCGGACCCTACACACGCGTTTGAGTGCGATCGCAAACCAACTCCAGACCACCCAATCGGTTGCGGTTGAAAACCTGATTGAAGCTATGGAGACCCTCACAATGACTGAACAATATTTCACGTCTGAACAGCAAGCCGTTCTCGACGCTCGCTTTCAGGAACGGGCAACAGAGTGGCAGGAGATGCTGAATCTAGCCCGCTCTGAGATGAGAAAAGGCAGCGACCTCAAAGGCATTAAAGTCAAGGCATTAGCCGATTATTGGCAGCGCATCATGAAGTCCTTGATTTGCGGTGACGAACAGCTTTATGAGTCATTCGCGAAAGTCTATCAAAACGAAGGCGCAGAGGCCGCGAGTTGGGGCACGCTGGACTCAGAAACCTTTGACTACATTCTCAAAGCGATCGCCTTTGCGTCCTTGGCTGAAGATATTGAGCTAGATATCTCGGAGCAGAACTACACCCCTGATGCGTGTGAGGCCATTCGTTTAGGAGAAGCGGCCACCCGTCAGCTCAACCTGGAAGTCTTTGGTACTGAGTCGATGCTGCTGGGATTTATGGCAGAAGGTGCCAATGTTGCCGCACAAGTCTTGACAGCGGCAGGCGTGACCTTTGACGCCGCCCAACATCAGATTGTGCAGATACTCGGGGCTCGCCCCACACCCCCAGTCGAAATCCCGAGACCGGCTTATCTGCCGTTTGCACCCAGAGCTAAGCGTATGCTAGAGCTGGCCCGTGAGCAGGTTAAACAGGTTGGGGTGTCTCAGGTCACGTCAGCCCACCTACTCCTCGGCATCCTGCAAGAAACCGCGGAAATTGAGGCAGCGGGTCACTCAGCAGGGGTAGCAGTGCGTGTCTTAAGAGAGGGGTTTGGCATAGATTTAACACAGCTAGAACAACAGCTCCGGGCCGCGATGTTGCCAGAGTGA
- a CDS encoding TldD/PmbA family protein, whose translation MQDWETTFNQLIDALLPQLNPNEAAKITLIAEDSHFTRFNQAKVRQTGSVMNGSLRLTLMAQQRVAAESMSFTGEKETDWPLLMTALANLREELQHLPEDPYLVLPEGDAQSREVYAGQLLSAEAVVPTLLPPLAGLDAAGLYAGGRSVRAYADSAGQRHWFETETFTLDYSLFIDSGQAVKGTYAGRNWENAAYSETLEASKTLLAQMSQTPKVLERGQYRTYFAPAAVADLLSMLSWGGIGEASIRRGGSALAPLQRQERTLAPQLNLTEDFSQGQVPRFNQYGELAPLTMPLIVSGQLVNSLVSARTAKEYNIPSTYAEGGEYLRSPRLSPGSLAASDALAALDTGLYVSNLHYLNWSDRPNGRITGMTRYACFWVEKGAIVAPIENLRFDESLYNFWGNHLVDLTQETTFVPEVGSYGYRDLGGMMVPGMLVNNFAYTL comes from the coding sequence ATGCAGGATTGGGAAACCACGTTTAACCAGCTGATTGATGCTCTGTTGCCTCAACTCAACCCTAATGAAGCTGCGAAAATCACTCTGATAGCTGAAGATAGCCACTTTACGCGGTTTAATCAGGCCAAAGTGCGGCAAACAGGCAGCGTCATGAATGGCTCATTAAGGCTCACGCTGATGGCTCAACAGCGCGTGGCCGCAGAGTCTATGTCTTTTACCGGAGAGAAAGAAACCGATTGGCCATTGCTGATGACAGCCTTGGCCAATCTCCGGGAAGAGCTGCAGCACTTACCGGAGGACCCTTACCTGGTACTCCCGGAAGGGGATGCCCAAAGTCGTGAAGTGTATGCTGGTCAGCTACTCTCTGCGGAGGCGGTGGTGCCGACTTTGTTGCCACCTTTAGCGGGGCTAGATGCTGCAGGCTTGTATGCCGGGGGGCGATCGGTGCGAGCCTATGCGGATTCTGCGGGGCAACGCCACTGGTTCGAAACCGAAACCTTTACGCTAGATTATTCACTCTTTATCGATTCTGGGCAGGCCGTAAAAGGCACCTATGCTGGGCGTAATTGGGAGAATGCAGCGTATTCAGAGACGCTAGAGGCGTCTAAAACGCTGCTGGCTCAGATGTCTCAAACGCCAAAGGTATTGGAGCGGGGCCAATATCGCACTTATTTTGCTCCGGCTGCGGTGGCTGACCTGTTGAGTATGTTGTCGTGGGGAGGCATTGGGGAAGCCTCCATCCGTCGCGGGGGCAGTGCTTTGGCACCACTCCAGCGACAAGAACGGACACTCGCGCCTCAGCTCAATCTGACGGAGGATTTCTCCCAAGGGCAAGTCCCCCGCTTTAATCAGTATGGGGAACTGGCACCCCTCACCATGCCGCTTATCGTTTCGGGGCAGCTGGTGAATAGCCTGGTGAGTGCCCGCACCGCTAAGGAATACAACATTCCCAGTACCTATGCTGAAGGGGGAGAATATCTGCGATCACCCCGTCTCTCTCCGGGGAGCCTTGCTGCCAGTGATGCCCTGGCAGCTCTAGATACAGGGTTATACGTGTCGAACCTACACTACCTGAACTGGAGCGATCGCCCCAACGGACGCATTACCGGCATGACTCGCTATGCTTGCTTTTGGGTAGAAAAGGGCGCGATCGTGGCCCCCATTGAGAACCTACGGTTTGACGAGAGCCTCTACAACTTCTGGGGCAACCATCTGGTTGATTTGACTCAAGAAACGACCTTTGTCCCTGAAGTCGGCAGCTATGGCTATCGTGATTTGGGGGGCATGATGGTGCCTGGTATGTTAGTCAACAACTTTGCATACACGCTCTAA
- a CDS encoding PEP-CTERM sorting domain-containing protein has protein sequence MNIMTTSTLASKCSMVAAGAVFAVLGAGGAAQAASFTITFDNLNFSNGEVVDGSFTYDDDPTCCTAITGSLTATGGIFTGETIVWEPGDVLTFDNNDEGASVFGVNKNTGLFNNASFFFISDVGQLTTVGDVPLLFSQVNRDGVLPSNFVSGTVTISETVTEPEPIPEPASMLGLLAVGAIGAGSAFKRKHA, from the coding sequence ATGAATATCATGACTACTTCAACTCTCGCGAGCAAGTGTTCAATGGTTGCTGCTGGAGCAGTATTTGCCGTTTTAGGCGCAGGAGGAGCAGCTCAGGCTGCAAGTTTTACAATTACTTTCGATAACCTGAACTTTAGTAATGGTGAAGTGGTAGATGGTTCATTTACCTATGATGATGATCCAACATGTTGTACCGCCATCACTGGATCACTGACAGCAACAGGGGGGATCTTTACGGGAGAAACGATTGTCTGGGAACCCGGTGATGTACTCACCTTTGACAATAATGATGAAGGTGCGAGTGTGTTCGGCGTAAACAAAAATACCGGACTTTTTAATAACGCATCTTTTTTCTTTATTAGCGATGTTGGTCAATTGACAACAGTAGGAGATGTTCCTCTACTATTTAGTCAAGTTAACCGGGATGGAGTTTTACCGTCTAATTTCGTCAGTGGTACAGTCACCATCAGTGAGACGGTCACTGAACCTGAACCTATTCCTGAACCTGCTTCAATGCTTGGTTTGCTGGCGGTCGGTGCGATCGGTGCTGGTTCTGCGTTCAAGCGCAAGCACGCCTAA